The genomic DNA TGCTCGGCCGCCGCGTGCAGGGTCCAGTGCGGGTCGTACAGATGCGGGCGGGCCAGGGCGCACAGGTCGGCACGGCCTGCCAGCAGAAGTGAGTTGACGTCGTCCCAGGAGGAGATCGCACCGACCGCGATGACGGGCACGACCAGGGTGTTACGGATCCGGTCGGCGAACGGGGTCTGGTACGAGCGGCCGTACTCGGGGTCCTCGTCCGGGACGACCTGGCCGGTGGAGACGTCGATGGCGTCGGCGCCGTGCGCGACGAACGCGCGGGCGATCTCGACGGCGTCCTCGGCCGTCGTGCCGCCGTCGACCCAGTCCGTGGCGGAGATGCGGACGGTCATGGGCCGGTCGTCGGGCCACCGGGCGCGGACCGCGTCGAAGACTTCGAGGGGGAAGCGGAGTCGGTTCGACAGCGGTCCGCCGTAGATGTCGGTGCGGCGGTTGGTGAGCGGGGAGAGGAACCCGGAGAGCAGATAGCCGTGGGCGCAGTGGAGTTCGAGCAGGTCGAAGTCGCAGGTGGCGGCGTGCCGGGCCGCTGCGGCGAACTGGTTGCGGATCACGTCGAGCCCGGCCCGGTCCAGCGCGTGCGGGACCTGGTTGACGCCGTCCCGGTACGGGACCGGGGAGGCGGCGGACAGCGGCCAGTTGCCCTCGTCGAGGGGCTGGTCGATGCCCTCCCACATCAGCTTGGTGGAGCCCTTGCGACCGGAGTGGCCGAGCTGGATGCCGATCGCCGTGCCGGGGGCGGAGGTATGGACGAAGTCGGTGATCCGGGTCCAGGCGGCGGCCTGTTCGGGGGTGTAGAGGCCGGTGCACCCGGGGGTGATCCGGCCCTCGGCGCTGACGCACACCATCTCTGTCATGACGAGCCCGGCGCCGCCGAGGGCGCGGGCGCCCAGGTGGACGAGGTGGAGGTCACCGGGGACGCCGTCGACGGCCGAGTACATGTCCATCGGGGAGACGACGACGCGGTTGCGGAGCTCCAGGCCGCGCAGCCGCAGGGGGGTGAACATCGGCGGGGTGCCGGGGGCGCAGCCGAACTCCTCCTCGACGGCAGCGGTGAAGCCGGCGTCGCGCAGCCGCAGGTTGTCGTGGGTGACGCGGCGGCTGCGGGTCAGCAGGTTGAACGCGAACTGGCGGGGCGCCTGGTCGACGTACGTGGCCAGCTCCTCGAACCAGCGCAGGCTCGCTGCGGCGGCACGCTGGGTGGAGGCGACGACGGGCCGCCGCTCGGCCTCGTACGCGGCGAGGGCCGCGGGCAGGTCCGGCTGCTCCTCGATGCAGGCGGCGAGTGCCAGGGCGTCCTCGACGGCGAGCTTGGTGCCGGAGCCGATGGAGAAGTGGGCGGTGTGGGCCGCGTCACCGATGAGAACCGTGTTGCCGTGCGACCAGTGGGCGTTGACGACGGTACGGAACGTGAGCCAGGAGGAGTTGTTGGACCGCAGCGGGCGGCTGCCGAGGGCGTCGGCGAAGATCTTGCCGCAGCGCTCCGTCGATGCCGCGGTGTCCATGGCGTCGAAGCCGGCCGCGCGCCAGACATCCTCGCGCATCTCGACGATGGCGGTGGAGGCATCGGCCGAGAAGGGGTAGGCGTGCAGCTGCATCACGCCGTGCTCGGTCTCGGCGATCTCGAAGCGGAAGGCGTCGAACGCGAAGTCCGCGGCGAGCCAGATGTAGCGGTTGCGGTGGGTGGTGACGGTGGGCCGGAAGGTATCGGCGTACGTC from Streptomyces sp. NBC_01707 includes the following:
- a CDS encoding bifunctional salicylyl-CoA 5-hydroxylase/oxidoreductase, with product MASDTRRIAVIGGGPGGLYAAALLKRLDPERSVTVWERNAPDDTFGFGVVLSDETLGGIEHADPVVYRALQAEFVRWDDIDIIHRGRTQTSGGHGFAALGRRRLLEILHQRCASLGVRLRFRAEAPSVTELAATHDLVIAADGVHSTTRETYADTFRPTVTTHRNRYIWLAADFAFDAFRFEIAETEHGVMQLHAYPFSADASTAIVEMREDVWRAAGFDAMDTAASTERCGKIFADALGSRPLRSNNSSWLTFRTVVNAHWSHGNTVLIGDAAHTAHFSIGSGTKLAVEDALALAACIEEQPDLPAALAAYEAERRPVVASTQRAAAASLRWFEELATYVDQAPRQFAFNLLTRSRRVTHDNLRLRDAGFTAAVEEEFGCAPGTPPMFTPLRLRGLELRNRVVVSPMDMYSAVDGVPGDLHLVHLGARALGGAGLVMTEMVCVSAEGRITPGCTGLYTPEQAAAWTRITDFVHTSAPGTAIGIQLGHSGRKGSTKLMWEGIDQPLDEGNWPLSAASPVPYRDGVNQVPHALDRAGLDVIRNQFAAAARHAATCDFDLLELHCAHGYLLSGFLSPLTNRRTDIYGGPLSNRLRFPLEVFDAVRARWPDDRPMTVRISATDWVDGGTTAEDAVEIARAFVAHGADAIDVSTGQVVPDEDPEYGRSYQTPFADRIRNTLVVPVIAVGAISSWDDVNSLLLAGRADLCALARPHLYDPHWTLHAAAEQGYDGSGAPWPLPYRAGSRTPPTGRTDAPKPRLTLG